Proteins from a single region of Pseudomonas sp. 10S4:
- a CDS encoding demethoxyubiquinone hydroxylase family protein — translation MNSPDYTAKGEDLGNRMMKVDHAGEHGAICIYSGQLFMARLFVPGMVDELKEFLSHERRHRTVFQEELQRRNYPRCRSYWLCGIGGLALGLVTGICGRKAIVATTVAVESVVLKHLAHQLDVLGNIDLHAVAAITSIVEEEQHHHDHSAVQIDVRDPWFRVLTPMVTAWTEAVIWMGMRS, via the coding sequence GTGAATTCACCAGACTATACGGCTAAGGGCGAAGACCTCGGCAACCGCATGATGAAGGTCGACCATGCGGGCGAGCATGGTGCGATCTGTATCTACAGCGGACAGTTGTTTATGGCCCGGCTTTTCGTCCCGGGCATGGTGGATGAACTTAAGGAGTTCCTCTCCCACGAGCGCCGCCATCGGACGGTTTTTCAGGAGGAGCTGCAACGTCGCAATTATCCCCGCTGCCGTAGTTATTGGTTGTGTGGCATCGGCGGTCTGGCGTTGGGTCTGGTTACTGGCATCTGTGGCCGCAAAGCAATTGTCGCCACTACCGTCGCGGTTGAAAGTGTGGTGCTTAAGCACCTGGCTCATCAACTTGATGTGCTGGGCAATATCGATCTCCACGCGGTGGCGGCCATTACTTCGATTGTGGAGGAGGAGCAGCACCATCATGACCACTCAGCAGTGCAGATTGATGTGCGCGATCCCTGGTTTAGGGTACTGACACCGATGGTGACTGCATGGACTGAAGCGGTAATCTGGATGGGTATGCGATCTTAG
- the hcnB gene encoding cyanide-forming glycine dehydrogenase subunit HcnB has protein sequence MSLHPVIVGGGPAGMAAAIELARHGVRSILLEEASRLGGVVYRGPLRDGVQLDYLGPRYSEILSRLHGEFEEQSGLIDVRLNHRVVGAEGTRALVVLDADEHLHEIAYPQLLLAAGCHERSVPFPGWTLPGVILLGGLQLQIKSGVVKPQGPVVITGTGPLLPLVACQLHASGVTVAGVYEACAFGKIARESLALLNKPQLFLDGLSMLAFMKMHGIPMHYGWGVVEAQGDGELQSVTVAPYSRTWVPDLSRAEQITAQTLAVGYGFIPRTQLSQQMGLNHGFSDDGYLRANANIWQQSNEPHVHLAGDMGGIRGGEAAMLAGRIAALSMLLQRDVLDTELALVRRDRFLSKLKAIVRFRAAVDRYTGRGAGQTALPAADTVICRCEHATRADIDRALDQGVQDMASLKMRTRVSMGDCQGRMCVGYCSDRLREATGRQDVGWLRPRFPIDPIPFSAFHNAATEAASHE, from the coding sequence ATGAGCCTGCATCCGGTGATCGTCGGCGGCGGCCCGGCGGGCATGGCCGCGGCCATTGAACTGGCCCGGCATGGCGTGCGTAGCATCTTGCTGGAAGAAGCCTCGCGACTCGGCGGTGTGGTCTATCGCGGGCCGCTGCGCGATGGCGTTCAGCTCGACTATCTGGGGCCGCGTTATTCCGAAATCCTCAGCCGATTGCACGGCGAGTTTGAGGAACAGTCGGGGTTGATCGACGTGCGCTTGAACCATCGCGTGGTCGGTGCCGAGGGCACTCGCGCATTGGTGGTACTGGACGCCGATGAGCACCTGCACGAAATCGCCTACCCGCAATTGCTGCTGGCTGCCGGTTGCCACGAGCGCAGCGTGCCGTTTCCTGGCTGGACCTTGCCCGGTGTGATCCTGCTCGGCGGGTTGCAGCTGCAAATCAAGAGCGGCGTGGTCAAGCCTCAAGGGCCGGTGGTCATCACCGGCACCGGGCCGTTGCTGCCATTGGTGGCGTGTCAGTTGCACGCGTCCGGGGTGACGGTCGCCGGGGTGTATGAAGCGTGCGCGTTCGGCAAAATCGCCCGGGAAAGCCTGGCGCTGCTGAACAAGCCACAGCTGTTTCTCGATGGCCTGAGCATGTTGGCGTTCATGAAAATGCACGGCATCCCCATGCATTACGGCTGGGGCGTGGTCGAGGCCCAGGGCGATGGCGAGTTGCAATCTGTCACCGTAGCGCCGTATTCGCGCACTTGGGTGCCGGACCTGAGCCGCGCCGAACAGATCACCGCCCAGACCCTGGCGGTCGGTTACGGCTTCATTCCTCGTACTCAGCTCAGTCAGCAAATGGGCCTGAACCACGGCTTCAGCGACGACGGCTACCTGCGTGCCAACGCCAATATCTGGCAGCAAAGCAATGAACCGCACGTGCACCTGGCCGGCGACATGGGCGGGATTCGCGGCGGTGAAGCGGCGATGCTGGCAGGGCGGATCGCGGCGCTATCGATGTTGCTGCAACGGGATGTTCTGGACACGGAGCTGGCGCTGGTCAGGCGTGACCGCTTCCTGTCGAAGCTCAAGGCGATTGTGCGTTTCCGTGCGGCGGTTGACCGCTACACCGGGCGCGGCGCCGGGCAGACCGCATTGCCGGCCGCGGACACCGTGATCTGCCGCTGCGAGCACGCCACCCGCGCCGACATTGACCGGGCACTGGACCAGGGCGTGCAAGACATGGCCAGCCTGAAAATGCGCACCCGCGTCAGCATGGGCGACTGTCAGGGGCGGATGTGCGTCGGCTATTGCAGCGACAGGCTGCGCGAAGCCACCGGGCGCCAGGACGTGGGCTGGCTGCGACCGCGCTTTCCGATCGACCCGATTCCGTTTTCAGCCTTTCACAACGCCGCCACGGAGGCCGCCAGCCATGAGTAA
- a CDS encoding (2Fe-2S)-binding protein — protein MQRLDRTFDIQPLVRADMTLHINGQAVSAAIGETVLTVIQSLGLRQVARNDHDQISGAYCGMGVCQCCLVKINGRHKRRACQTVARDGMTVETQVNRIAEQEAL, from the coding sequence ATGCAACGCTTAGACAGAACCTTCGATATCCAGCCGCTGGTAAGGGCGGATATGACTTTGCACATCAACGGCCAAGCGGTTAGCGCCGCCATCGGCGAAACCGTCCTCACGGTCATTCAATCCCTTGGTCTGCGCCAGGTGGCTCGCAACGATCACGATCAAATCAGCGGCGCCTATTGCGGCATGGGCGTGTGCCAATGCTGCCTGGTGAAAATCAATGGCCGGCACAAGCGCCGCGCCTGCCAGACCGTCGCGCGTGACGGCATGACCGTCGAAACCCAGGTCAATCGCATCGCCGAGCAGGAGGCGTTATGA
- a CDS encoding sensor histidine kinase: MSLLNPSKGWRSSSSRLLALYSSLFVAWSGILMGVMYYEVSGYLDNLAKHSLMQRQHLFSRFQGEQLVDALAASMTFDIRGIDAYGLFDAEHRYLSGALREIPSDLPLDARIHMLADCAESDDPTLPEDSCDAVATPTLDGRWLVLVRDNGSLFAVTRIILRALFWGVSLTILPGIAGWHLLRRRPLRRIRAIQASAEAIVAGDLTRRLPLSNRRDELDMLAAIVNAMLERIERLMNEVKGVCDNIAHDLRTPLTRLRAQLYRIQQQADQSSPLAQQLDSVMAEADTLMARFRGLLRISELEDRQRRSGFVQLDPVPLLQELHDFYLPLAEEGELVFQLQLPASLPSLNGDRALLFEAIANLLSNSIKFTPPGGEVILRGVNQGGHTRIEVLDSGPGIPPSEREAVFQRFYRAEGGNQQSGFGLGLSIVAAIVSLHGFTLDVGTSDSGGARLALDCRQSLIPQN; the protein is encoded by the coding sequence ATGTCATTGCTGAACCCCTCTAAAGGCTGGCGCTCTTCCAGCAGCCGTTTGCTGGCGCTCTACAGTTCACTGTTCGTGGCCTGGAGCGGGATCCTCATGGGGGTTATGTACTACGAAGTCTCCGGCTATCTGGACAACCTCGCCAAGCATTCGCTGATGCAGCGCCAACACCTGTTTTCGCGCTTCCAGGGCGAACAACTGGTGGACGCCCTCGCCGCCAGCATGACCTTCGACATCCGCGGCATCGATGCCTATGGCCTGTTCGATGCCGAGCATCGCTACCTCAGCGGCGCCTTGCGCGAGATACCGTCGGATCTGCCGCTGGACGCCCGGATCCACATGCTCGCGGACTGCGCCGAGTCCGACGACCCGACCTTGCCCGAAGACAGCTGCGACGCCGTGGCGACCCCGACGCTGGACGGTCGCTGGCTAGTGCTGGTGCGCGACAACGGTTCGTTGTTTGCCGTGACCCGGATCATCCTCCGCGCGCTGTTCTGGGGGGTGTCCCTGACGATCCTGCCCGGCATCGCCGGCTGGCATTTGTTACGCCGCCGGCCGCTGCGGCGCATCCGCGCGATCCAGGCCAGTGCCGAAGCCATCGTCGCCGGCGACTTGACCCGCCGTTTGCCACTGTCCAACCGGCGCGACGAACTGGACATGCTCGCCGCCATCGTCAATGCCATGCTCGAGCGCATCGAGCGCCTGATGAACGAGGTCAAAGGCGTATGTGACAACATCGCCCATGACCTGCGTACCCCGCTGACCCGCCTGCGAGCGCAGTTGTACCGGATTCAGCAACAGGCCGACCAGAGCTCGCCCCTGGCGCAGCAACTGGATTCGGTAATGGCCGAGGCCGACACCTTGATGGCACGGTTTCGCGGCTTGCTGCGAATTTCCGAACTGGAGGATCGTCAGCGACGTTCAGGCTTTGTGCAGCTTGATCCAGTGCCTCTACTACAAGAGCTGCATGACTTTTATCTGCCGCTGGCGGAAGAAGGAGAACTGGTTTTTCAGCTGCAATTGCCAGCGTCCCTGCCTTCACTCAATGGCGATCGAGCGCTGTTGTTCGAGGCCATTGCGAACCTGTTGAGCAACTCGATCAAATTCACACCGCCGGGTGGCGAAGTGATTTTGCGTGGGGTTAATCAGGGTGGGCATACACGAATCGAAGTGCTCGATTCCGGGCCGGGCATTCCTCCGTCTGAACGTGAGGCGGTGTTCCAGCGGTTCTATCGGGCTGAGGGCGGCAATCAGCAGAGTGGATTTGGCTTGGGGCTATCGATCGTTGCGGCGATTGTCAGCCTGCACGGTTTCACCCTCGACGTCGGCACCAGCGACAGCGGCGGCGCGCGTTTGGCGCTGGATTGCCGGCAGAGTCTGATCCCCCAGAACTGA
- a CDS encoding SRPBCC family protein, whose amino-acid sequence MATASAFIDIPASPDEVWQLIGGFNSLPDWLPFITKSELSEGGRVRSLQTADGAVVVERLQAFDNAGKTYSYSIEQAPFPATDYLATLRVEAQGQGVRVTWSGRFTAKGVTDEEVEALFNGIYQGGLEALRANYPA is encoded by the coding sequence ATGGCAACTGCATCAGCGTTTATCGATATTCCGGCTTCGCCCGATGAGGTTTGGCAATTGATTGGCGGCTTCAACTCGCTGCCGGACTGGCTGCCGTTCATTACCAAAAGCGAGCTGAGTGAAGGCGGGCGGGTGCGCAGTCTGCAAACGGCGGATGGGGCGGTGGTGGTTGAGCGTCTGCAAGCGTTCGATAACGCCGGTAAAACCTACAGCTATTCGATTGAGCAGGCACCGTTCCCTGCCACCGATTACCTGGCGACTCTGCGCGTCGAAGCCCAGGGGCAGGGCGTTCGGGTGACCTGGTCCGGGCGTTTCACCGCCAAAGGCGTGACCGACGAAGAAGTTGAAGCGCTGTTCAACGGTATCTACCAGGGCGGCCTCGAAGCGTTGCGGGCTAACTACCCGGCCTGA
- a CDS encoding Na/Pi cotransporter family protein: protein MSGTTLLINLAGAIALLLWGTHMISSALLRGFGTPLRHWMGQHLNNRWLALLAGIGITGVLQSSTAVSLMATSFTAAGTLGLAPALAVMLGANIGSTLVVQLLSADISILTPIVLLTGLIVFRLRDDSRFESVGCALIGLGLMLMALHMLGSTLADVESTPVFQLIMQSLDGDLLIALLVALILTWLCHSSVAVVLLIVSLAATGMLSATTIVALVLGVNIGGALPSVINASSNVGRRLPLGNLLVRALGAAVVLPLAGWLALLDLNPPALVVYLHTGFNLLLALAFIGFTEPLAKLLTRLLPEPVRDVDPGMPHYLDEAGLEVANIGLSNAAREALRIADMLSAMLERTLQLFHSSAPVCADQVRNIDQSLDLLSAAIRAYLADIGQEGISDGDADRSQEILTFVINLEHAADILSSSLTQLAMRRLRRGEHFSVFELRNIAPLHEALLESLSLAITVFLREDIVTAHQLIQRKETVRRLEATASREHFRKLQEDKNTWAESGDIFQRVLRDYRRVHHHIAALAYPLLERAGEPLNDDGTKETSPCAS, encoded by the coding sequence ATGTCGGGAACGACTCTACTGATCAACCTCGCGGGCGCCATTGCACTGTTGCTGTGGGGCACGCACATGATTTCTTCGGCGCTGTTGCGCGGCTTCGGCACGCCATTGCGCCACTGGATGGGCCAGCACCTCAATAACCGCTGGCTGGCCTTGCTCGCGGGCATCGGCATCACCGGCGTTTTGCAAAGCAGCACCGCCGTCAGCCTGATGGCCACCTCGTTCACCGCCGCCGGCACGCTGGGCCTGGCCCCGGCGCTGGCGGTGATGCTCGGCGCCAACATTGGTTCGACCCTGGTGGTGCAACTGCTCAGCGCTGACATTTCGATCCTCACGCCCATCGTTTTGCTCACCGGCCTGATTGTCTTCCGGCTGCGCGATGACTCGCGTTTCGAAAGTGTCGGCTGTGCGCTGATCGGCCTGGGGCTGATGCTGATGGCCTTACACATGCTCGGTTCGACGCTGGCAGATGTTGAAAGCACGCCGGTGTTCCAACTGATCATGCAAAGCCTGGACGGCGACTTGCTAATCGCGCTGCTGGTGGCGCTGATTCTCACCTGGCTCTGCCATTCCAGCGTCGCCGTGGTGCTACTGATTGTGTCCCTGGCGGCGACCGGCATGCTTTCGGCGACCACCATAGTCGCCCTGGTGCTCGGGGTGAACATTGGCGGTGCGTTGCCGTCGGTGATCAACGCCAGCTCCAACGTCGGCCGACGCCTGCCACTGGGTAATCTGCTGGTGCGAGCGCTGGGTGCGGCTGTGGTGTTGCCGTTGGCCGGATGGCTGGCGTTGCTGGACCTTAATCCCCCAGCGTTGGTGGTTTACCTGCACACCGGCTTCAACCTGCTGCTGGCGCTGGCGTTCATCGGTTTTACCGAACCGCTGGCCAAACTGCTGACCCGGCTGCTGCCGGAGCCGGTGCGGGATGTCGATCCGGGCATGCCGCACTACCTCGATGAGGCCGGACTGGAAGTGGCCAACATCGGCCTGTCCAACGCCGCCCGGGAAGCGCTGCGCATCGCCGACATGCTCTCGGCCATGCTCGAACGCACGCTGCAGTTGTTCCATAGCTCAGCGCCGGTGTGTGCCGATCAGGTGCGCAACATCGATCAATCCCTGGACCTGCTCAGCGCGGCGATTCGCGCCTATCTGGCGGACATCGGCCAGGAAGGGATCAGCGACGGCGACGCCGATCGCTCCCAGGAAATCCTCACGTTCGTGATCAACCTCGAACATGCGGCGGACATTCTTTCCAGCAGCCTCACGCAGTTGGCGATGCGCCGCTTGCGTCGCGGCGAGCACTTCTCGGTGTTCGAACTGAGGAACATTGCACCCTTGCACGAGGCGCTGCTGGAAAGCCTGAGCCTGGCGATCACCGTGTTCCTGCGCGAAGACATTGTCACCGCGCACCAACTGATCCAGCGCAAGGAGACCGTCAGAAGGCTCGAAGCCACCGCCAGCCGCGAGCACTTCCGCAAATTGCAGGAGGACAAAAACACTTGGGCCGAATCCGGCGACATTTTCCAACGAGTGTTGCGCGATTACCGCCGGGTGCATCACCACATCGCAGCCCTCGCCTACCCGTTGCTGGAGCGGGCCGGTGAGCCGCTGAACGATGACGGCACCAAGGAAACCTCGCCATGCGCGTCCTGA
- a CDS encoding pyridoxal-phosphate dependent enzyme, giving the protein MLHIRTPLILHPGLSTPTRRIWLKLENLQPSGSFKLRGMGLLCSQAAAQGKRKVVCPSGGNAGFATAVAAARLGLKACIVVPNTTPESTRMRISKTGAEVIVHGKVWDDANQRAKELARGVRTEYVPAFDHPVLWEGHSTMIDEILDDCPEVDVVVTSVGGGGLLAGILTGLIRHNRMDCRIVACETQGAASFAAAVEAGHPVRLARINTVATSLGATQVAAWPVEHIRDFPHECVVLSDDEAIMGVVRYASDLRQLVEPACGVSLAVAYLDHPAISEAHDVVIIVCGGVSITAQLVAGWARHH; this is encoded by the coding sequence ATGCTGCACATCCGAACCCCGCTGATTCTGCATCCGGGCCTGTCCACGCCAACCCGGCGAATCTGGCTCAAACTGGAAAACCTGCAACCCAGCGGCTCGTTCAAACTGCGCGGCATGGGGCTTTTGTGCAGCCAGGCTGCCGCCCAGGGCAAGCGCAAAGTAGTCTGCCCATCCGGCGGCAACGCCGGTTTTGCTACCGCCGTCGCCGCCGCCCGCTTGGGCCTGAAAGCCTGCATCGTCGTCCCCAACACCACCCCCGAAAGCACCCGCATGCGGATCAGCAAAACCGGTGCCGAGGTGATCGTCCACGGCAAAGTCTGGGACGACGCCAATCAACGTGCCAAGGAACTCGCCCGGGGCGTGCGCACCGAATACGTACCGGCCTTCGATCACCCGGTGCTGTGGGAAGGCCACAGCACGATGATCGATGAAATACTCGACGATTGCCCCGAGGTCGACGTCGTAGTGACGTCGGTGGGCGGCGGTGGTTTGCTGGCCGGGATTCTCACCGGATTGATCCGCCACAACCGCATGGATTGCCGAATCGTTGCCTGCGAAACCCAGGGCGCAGCGTCGTTTGCCGCAGCGGTCGAGGCTGGCCATCCGGTCCGGCTGGCGCGGATCAACACGGTTGCCACCTCGCTCGGTGCGACCCAAGTCGCGGCCTGGCCGGTGGAGCACATCCGCGACTTTCCCCACGAATGCGTGGTGCTCAGCGATGACGAAGCGATCATGGGTGTGGTCCGCTATGCCAGTGACCTGCGCCAGTTGGTCGAACCGGCCTGCGGGGTGTCACTGGCGGTGGCGTACCTCGATCACCCGGCGATTTCCGAGGCGCATGACGTGGTGATCATTGTCTGTGGCGGGGTCAGTATTACGGCGCAATTGGTGGCAGGGTGGGCGCGGCACCATTGA
- a CDS encoding GlxA family transcriptional regulator: MTSVAFVVFEGFQSMALAAMPVFEYANFSAGEALYEVSVLSEDGRTLRASGGLSVGTEAFDARVFDTVVVVGGDSIIEQAPEAVLTYLRGSVNTARRTASICSGAFVLAQAGLLDGRRATTHWAYARELQARFPSIKVEEDRIFVVDGSIWTSAGMTAGIDLALAMVEKDHGAELARAVAQKLVMYHRRAGGQSQHSALLELEPKSDRIQTVLGYAREHLTSALSVEQLADVARLSPRQFSRAFRAETGQSPAKAIENLRLEAARQMLERGRLTLDQIAEETGFSDRRRMREAFLRAFGQPPQVIRRNARSA, from the coding sequence ATGACTTCCGTGGCGTTTGTGGTATTCGAGGGGTTCCAGTCGATGGCGCTGGCAGCGATGCCGGTGTTCGAGTATGCCAACTTCAGTGCCGGCGAAGCGCTGTATGAAGTCAGCGTGTTGTCAGAGGATGGCCGCACGTTGCGCGCTTCTGGCGGATTGAGCGTCGGCACCGAGGCGTTCGATGCGCGGGTGTTCGACACGGTGGTCGTGGTCGGTGGCGACTCCATCATCGAACAGGCGCCCGAGGCGGTGCTGACGTACTTGCGCGGCAGCGTGAACACCGCACGACGCACCGCTTCGATCTGTTCCGGGGCGTTTGTATTGGCCCAGGCCGGGTTGCTTGACGGTCGGCGCGCCACCACCCATTGGGCGTATGCCCGGGAATTGCAGGCGCGGTTTCCGTCGATCAAGGTTGAGGAAGACCGGATATTCGTGGTCGACGGTTCGATCTGGACCTCGGCGGGCATGACCGCCGGCATCGACCTGGCGCTGGCGATGGTCGAAAAGGACCACGGCGCCGAACTGGCCCGGGCCGTGGCGCAGAAACTGGTGATGTACCACCGTCGCGCGGGCGGTCAGTCGCAGCATTCGGCGCTGCTGGAACTGGAGCCAAAATCCGACCGCATCCAGACCGTGCTTGGCTACGCCCGGGAACACCTGACGTCGGCGTTGTCAGTGGAGCAATTGGCGGACGTGGCGCGGCTTAGCCCACGGCAGTTCAGTCGGGCGTTTCGTGCGGAAACCGGGCAGTCGCCGGCCAAGGCAATCGAGAATCTACGCCTGGAAGCGGCGCGGCAGATGCTGGAACGGGGGCGGCTGACGTTGGATCAGATTGCTGAAGAGACTGGGTTCAGCGATCGGCGTCGGATGCGCGAAGCCTTCCTTCGCGCATTCGGCCAACCGCCGCAGGTTATCCGGCGTAATGCCCGATCGGCCTGA